The following proteins are encoded in a genomic region of Ostrea edulis chromosome 7, xbOstEdul1.1, whole genome shotgun sequence:
- the LOC125657203 gene encoding chromosome alignment-maintaining phosphoprotein 1-like — MLHPQRSAQDVLLCDLCETFPLQSHCEFCQINLCTNCVGKHLLDASRKHRVIPFREKCFTTKVYPKCPKHADKHCELYCEDCDVPVCSTCVSDKHRGHILCNVLKKLGSKAQSLQKDLEELKTRIYPRYEKMASDVQTEKAGLETNYEKLTTAADQQGEILHREITAIVNQRKSDIAGMKTKHMAALNKNTDEITHSITELKQIIVNLKAILESNDISLISTYKSRNNEFRRLPPKVRVSLPSFSPQKINTDQLREMFGSVSPLSINTEEHGDTRKSPEAVSSPPVKPMKSAGAASSTPAKPMKSPADASPPVKPMKPPEAVSSPPVKPMKSPEAVSFPPVKPMKSPEAVSSPPVKPMKSPEAVSSPPVKPMKSPEVVSSPPVKPMKSPEAVSSPMKSPEAVSSPPVKPMKSSEAVSSPPVKPMKSSEAVSSPSVKPVKSPEAVLSPPVKPMKSPEAVLSPPVKPMKSPEAVSSPMKSPDAVSSPPVKPMRSSEAVSTPPLLDEPRLTATIDTGYGNYILHSVSCLSEDQFWTCGENKTMRLLNLQGKLLTSIQPKSGNMPWDITVTRDGDFVYTDYNTVNLVKNKQIQTLIKLQGWYPRYVCSTSSDDLLVTMISDDEIQSKVVRYSGSTETQTIQFDDQSRPLYSAGDSYKYISENRNLDICVADWSASAVVVVNQSGKPRFRYTGHPSNTKDSFDPRGITTDSQSHILIADYWNHRIHILDQDGQFLRYIQNLEFPWGLCVDIRDNLFVAEYDIAKVKKIYYL, encoded by the coding sequence ATGCTGCACCCCCAGCGCAGTGCCCAGGACGTCCTgctgtgtgacctctgtgaaactTTCCCCCTTCAGAGCCACTGTGAATTTTGTCAAATCAATCTCTGTACTAACTGTGTAGGTAAACATCTCTTGGATGCGTCAAGAAAACACCGAGTCATACCGTTCAGAGAGAAATGTTTTACTACTAAAGTCTACCCCAAATGTCCGAAACATGCCGACAAACACTGTGAACTTTACTGCGAGGATTGTGACGTTCCTGTCTGTTCTACTTGCGTCTCGGATAAACATAGAGGGCACATTTTATGCAATGTTCTGAAAAAACTCGGCTCTAAAGCACAAAGTTTACAAAAGGATTTGGAAGAACTTAAGACCAGAATTTATCCCCGCTATGAAAAAATGGCGTCCGATGTCCAAACTGAGAAAGCGGGGTTAGAAACGAATTATGAGAAATTGACAACAGCTGCTGACCAACAAGGAGAAATCTTGCACCGAGagatcaccgccattgtcaaccaacGGAAATCCGACATTGCAGGGATGAAAACTAAACATATGGCTGCcttaaataaaaacacagatgAAATCACACACAGTATTACTGAACTCAAACAAATCATTGTAAATCTGAAGGCAATATTAGAATCCAATGATATTTCTCTAATCTCTACCTACAAATCTAGGAATAACGAGTTCAGAAGATTGCCTCCTAAAGTCCGAGTTTCATTACCAAGTTTctctcctcagaaaataaacacagaCCAGCTCcgtgaaatgtttggttctgtgtcaccattatccattaacacagaagaacatggcgacacaaggaagtcaccagaagctgtatcatctcctccagtcaaaccaatgAAGTCAGCAGGAGCTGCATCGTCTACTCCAGCCAAACCAATGAAGTCACCAGCAGATGcatctcctccagtcaaaccaatgaagccaccagaagctgtatcgtctcctccagtcaaaccaatgaagtcaccagaagctgtatcatttcctccagtcaaaccaatgAAGTCACCAGAAGCTGTGTcatctcctccagtcaaaccaatgaagtcaccagaagctgtgtcgtctcctccagtcaaaccaatgAAGTCACCAGAAGTTGtgtcgtctcctccagtcaaaccaatgaagtcaccagaagctgtatcgtcaccaatgaagtcaccagaagctgtgtcgtctcctccagtcaaaccaatgaagtcatcagaagctgtatcgtctcctccagttaAACCAATGAAGTCatcagaagctgtatcgtctccttcAGTCAAACCAGTGAAGTCACCAGAAGCTGTATtatctcctccagtcaaaccaatgaagtcaccagaagctgtattatctcctccagtcaaaccaatgaagtcaccagaagctgtatcgtcacCAATGAAGTCACCAGatgctgtatcgtctcctccagtcaaaccaatgAGGTCATCAGAAGCTGTATCGACTCCTCCACTGCTTGATGAACCGCGactcaccgccaccatagacactgggtatggCAATTACATACTacacagtgttagctgtctcaGCGAAGATCAATTCTGGACATGTGGGGAGAACAAAACCATGCGGCTCCTCAACCTCCAGGGAAAACTATTGACATCAATACAACCCAAGTCAGGGAACATGCCATGGGACATCACAGTGACACGAGATGGAGAttttgtttatactgactataACACTGTAAACCTAGtgaagaataaacagatacagaccttGATCAAACTACAGGGGTGGTACCCTCGCTATGTCTGCAGTACCTCCTCTGATGATCTCCTGGTCaccatgatcagtgatgatgaaatacaatCTAAAGTTGTGCGTTACTCTGGCTCCACAGAAACACAaaccattcagtttgatgatcagagTCGTCCCCTCTATTCAGCTGGTGATAGCTATAAATACATTAGTGAGAATAGGAACCttgatatctgtgtggctgattGGTCagctagtgcagtagtggtggtcaatcagtcaggaaaaccccgatttagatacactggtcatccctctaataccaagGATTCATTTGATCCAcgcggcatcactacagacagccagagtcacatcctgataGCAGACTATTGGaatcaccgtatccacatcctagatcaagacggacagttcctccgttacattcagaATTTAGAGTTTCCatggggtttatgtgtggacatcagagacaacctctttgtggctgagtatGACattgctaaagtgaagaaaatctattatctataa
- the LOC125657207 gene encoding coadhesin-like isoform X1, translating to MSIKGVLTTGTCNHLEFRMSVARVVLFSAVCIGAVFGACNPSTGKTSATCSYTESYTVACGVFNWSRCGRTRTSYRTCEVNCAVNGGWSAWVTTGSWSTCSKTCGGGTQTMKKTRTCTSPRPLNGGSSCSGSSTGTDSKACNTQACPVNGGWSAYSAFTAWTPCPVTCGGGTQSKSRTRTCNNPSPAHGGSDCSGSDTDVQTQNCNIQHCPVHGGWSSYSAFSEWSGCTLSCGGGTQQRSQSRTCTNPAPQYGGKQCSGTATNTESRECNTQNCPIHGGWSSYSAFSEWSGCTLSCGGGTQQRSQSRTCTNPTPQYGGKQCSGTATNTESRECNTQNCPIHGGWSSYSAFSEWSGCTLSCGGGTQQRSQSRTCTNPTPQYGGKQCSGTATNTESRECNTQNCPIDGRWSAYGAFSAWSSCSVTCGGGVQDRSQKRTCSNPAPNYGGKSCDGDDTNTEQQACNTHPCPIDGGWSAYGEFTPWGTCTVSCGGGMQERSQTRTCTNPAPQYGGKVCEDKSRNMEEQECNTHHCPIDGGWSEFGDWDEWGVCSVTCDGGSQTRDRRRTCTQPEPQYGGKACDGSDTDTDRRECNTFKCPQTICNEAVTGYRAHPTDLNRYLHCIDGRLHIVNCSDPRLHWNEHSQTCTFPSVTDSCDEGEYVSHSTDCTKFIQCTNGVGLVVSCPFGTRWDSEKKVCGNEADVECASDIEEEDDESSNESTDSDTFTCPSQFGYFAHPKDCTKYYQCSWSQATEIQCGANMGWDANISNCNWKTLLKDCA from the exons ATGAGTATAAAAGGAGTCCTCACAACCGGTACCTGTAATCATTTGGAGTTCAGGATGTCTGTAGCCAGGGTTGTCCTGTTTTCAGCGGTGTGTATCGGAGCAGTATTCGG GGCGTGCAACCCCTCTACTGGCAAAACCTCGGCCACCTGCTCGTACACTGAGAGCTACACCGTGGCGTGTGGTGTGTTCAACTGGTCAAGATGTGGTCGAACAAG AACATCTTACAGAACGTGTGAGGTTAACTGTGCAG TGAATGGCGGGTGGAGTGCCTGGGTAACCACTGGATCATGGTCTACCTGCAGCAAAACCTGTGGGGGTGGCACCCAGACAATGAAAAAGACCCGCACCTGTACTAGCCCCAGACCTCTGAATGGAGGGTCATCCTGTTCTGGCTCCAGCACCGGTACAGACAGCAAAGCCTGCAACACACAGGCGTGTCCAG taAACGGTGGTTGGTCGGCCTACAGCGCATTCACTGCCTGGACACCATGTCCTGTAACTTGTGGAGGTGGCACGCAATCCAAGTCCAGAACACGCACCTGCAATAACCCATCCCCCGCACACGGAGGCAGCGACTGTTCCGGAAGTGACACAGATGTACAGACCCAGAACTGCAACATCCAGCACTGCCCAG TTCATGGTGGATGGAGCAGTTACAGTGCGTTCAGTGAATGGAGCGGATGTACCTTATCGTGTGGCGGTGGCACCCAGCAGCGGTCACAGTCACGCACGTGCACAAATCCGGCGCCACAATATGGTGGAAAGCAATGTTCGGGCACCGCCACTAATACAGAATCCAGAGAATGCAACACTCAAAACTGTCCAA TTCATGGTGGATGGAGCAGTTACAGTGCGTTCAGTGAATGGAGCGGATGTACCTTATCGTGTGGCGGTGGCACCCAGCAGCGGTCACAGTCACGCACGTGCACAAATCCGACGCCACAATATGGTGGAAAGCAATGTTCGGGCACCGCCACTAATACAGAATCCAGAGAATGCAACACTCAAAACTGTCCAA TTCATGGTGGATGGAGCAGTTACAGTGCGTTCAGTGAATGGAGCGGATGTACCTTATCGTGTGGCGGTGGCACCCAGCAGCGGTCACAGTCACGCACGTGCACAAATCCGACGCCACAATATGGTGGAAAGCAATGTTCGGGCACCGCCACTAATACAGAATCCAGAGAATGCAACACTCAAAACTGTCCAA tcgACGGCAGGTGGTCAGCTTATGGTGCTTTCAGTGCTTGGAGCAGTTGTTCAGTTACTTGCGGAGGAGGTGTGCAAGACAGATCGCAAAAACGCACGTGCTCTAACCCGGCTCCGAATTACGGCGGAAAGAGTTGTGATGGAGATGACACAAACACTGAACAACAAGCCTGTAACACCCATCCCTGCCCAA TTGACGGTGGTTGGTCTGCGTACGGAGAGTTCACTCCCTGGGGCACGTGTACCGTGTCATGCGGTGGAGGTATGCAAGAGAGATCACAGACGCGCACGTGCACAAATCCAGCTCCACAATACGGTGGAAAAGTGTGCGAGGATAAAAGCAGAAACATGGAGGAACAAGAATGCAACACCCACCATTGTCCAA tTGATGGTGGTTGGTCAGAGTTTGGAGATTGGGATGAGTGGGGGGTCTGTTCTGTGACGTGTGACGGAGGCTCACAGACACGTGACCGGAGGCGCACCTGTACTCAGCCAGAACCACAATATGGCGGGAAAGCTTGTGATGGAAGTGATACTGATACAGACAGGCGTGAATGCAACACATTTAAGTGTCCTC AGACAATCTGTAACGAGGCAGTGACGGGGTACAGGGCCCACCCCACCGACCTTAATCGGTATCTCCATTGTATAGACGGCCGTCTACACATCGTCAACTGCTCGGATCCGCGCCTTCATTGGAACGAGCACAGCCAGACATGCACATTCCCCAGCGTTACAGACA GTTGTGACGAGGGGGAATACGTCTCTCACTCCACGGACTGTACCAAATTTATCCAGTGTACAAACGGGGTAGGACTTGTTGTCTCCTGTCCTTTCGGAACTCGCTGGGATAGCGAGAAAAAAGTCTGCGGAAACGAGGCTGATGTTGAATGTGCATCCGACATTGAAGAAGAGGACGACGAATCATCCAATGAAAGCACAGATTCTG ATACCTTTACCTGCCCCTCTCAGTTCGGGTACTTCGCCCACCCCAAGGACTGTACGAAGTACTATCAGTGTTCATGGTCCCAGGCCACGGAGATTCAGTGCGGGGCTAACATGGGATGGGACGCCAACATCTCAAACTGTAACTGGAAGACCCTGCTGAAGGACTGCGCCTGA
- the LOC125657207 gene encoding hemicentin-1-like isoform X2: MSIKGVLTTGTCNHLEFRMSVARVVLFSAVCIGAVFGACNPSTGKTSATCSYTESYTVACGVFNWSRCGRTRTSYRTCEVNCAVNGGWSAWVTTGSWSTCSKTCGGGTQTMKKTRTCTSPRPLNGGSSCSGSSTGTDSKACNTQACPVNGGWSAYSAFTAWTPCPVTCGGGTQSKSRTRTCNNPSPAHGGSDCSGSDTDVQTQNCNIQHCPVDGRWSAYGAFSAWSSCSVTCGGGVQDRSQKRTCSNPAPNYGGKSCDGDDTNTEQQACNTHPCPIDGGWSAYGEFTPWGTCTVSCGGGMQERSQTRTCTNPAPQYGGKVCEDKSRNMEEQECNTHHCPIDGGWSEFGDWDEWGVCSVTCDGGSQTRDRRRTCTQPEPQYGGKACDGSDTDTDRRECNTFKCPQTICNEAVTGYRAHPTDLNRYLHCIDGRLHIVNCSDPRLHWNEHSQTCTFPSVTDSCDEGEYVSHSTDCTKFIQCTNGVGLVVSCPFGTRWDSEKKVCGNEADVECASDIEEEDDESSNESTDSDTFTCPSQFGYFAHPKDCTKYYQCSWSQATEIQCGANMGWDANISNCNWKTLLKDCA, from the exons ATGAGTATAAAAGGAGTCCTCACAACCGGTACCTGTAATCATTTGGAGTTCAGGATGTCTGTAGCCAGGGTTGTCCTGTTTTCAGCGGTGTGTATCGGAGCAGTATTCGG GGCGTGCAACCCCTCTACTGGCAAAACCTCGGCCACCTGCTCGTACACTGAGAGCTACACCGTGGCGTGTGGTGTGTTCAACTGGTCAAGATGTGGTCGAACAAG AACATCTTACAGAACGTGTGAGGTTAACTGTGCAG TGAATGGCGGGTGGAGTGCCTGGGTAACCACTGGATCATGGTCTACCTGCAGCAAAACCTGTGGGGGTGGCACCCAGACAATGAAAAAGACCCGCACCTGTACTAGCCCCAGACCTCTGAATGGAGGGTCATCCTGTTCTGGCTCCAGCACCGGTACAGACAGCAAAGCCTGCAACACACAGGCGTGTCCAG taAACGGTGGTTGGTCGGCCTACAGCGCATTCACTGCCTGGACACCATGTCCTGTAACTTGTGGAGGTGGCACGCAATCCAAGTCCAGAACACGCACCTGCAATAACCCATCCCCCGCACACGGAGGCAGCGACTGTTCCGGAAGTGACACAGATGTACAGACCCAGAACTGCAACATCCAGCACTGCCCAG tcgACGGCAGGTGGTCAGCTTATGGTGCTTTCAGTGCTTGGAGCAGTTGTTCAGTTACTTGCGGAGGAGGTGTGCAAGACAGATCGCAAAAACGCACGTGCTCTAACCCGGCTCCGAATTACGGCGGAAAGAGTTGTGATGGAGATGACACAAACACTGAACAACAAGCCTGTAACACCCATCCCTGCCCAA TTGACGGTGGTTGGTCTGCGTACGGAGAGTTCACTCCCTGGGGCACGTGTACCGTGTCATGCGGTGGAGGTATGCAAGAGAGATCACAGACGCGCACGTGCACAAATCCAGCTCCACAATACGGTGGAAAAGTGTGCGAGGATAAAAGCAGAAACATGGAGGAACAAGAATGCAACACCCACCATTGTCCAA tTGATGGTGGTTGGTCAGAGTTTGGAGATTGGGATGAGTGGGGGGTCTGTTCTGTGACGTGTGACGGAGGCTCACAGACACGTGACCGGAGGCGCACCTGTACTCAGCCAGAACCACAATATGGCGGGAAAGCTTGTGATGGAAGTGATACTGATACAGACAGGCGTGAATGCAACACATTTAAGTGTCCTC AGACAATCTGTAACGAGGCAGTGACGGGGTACAGGGCCCACCCCACCGACCTTAATCGGTATCTCCATTGTATAGACGGCCGTCTACACATCGTCAACTGCTCGGATCCGCGCCTTCATTGGAACGAGCACAGCCAGACATGCACATTCCCCAGCGTTACAGACA GTTGTGACGAGGGGGAATACGTCTCTCACTCCACGGACTGTACCAAATTTATCCAGTGTACAAACGGGGTAGGACTTGTTGTCTCCTGTCCTTTCGGAACTCGCTGGGATAGCGAGAAAAAAGTCTGCGGAAACGAGGCTGATGTTGAATGTGCATCCGACATTGAAGAAGAGGACGACGAATCATCCAATGAAAGCACAGATTCTG ATACCTTTACCTGCCCCTCTCAGTTCGGGTACTTCGCCCACCCCAAGGACTGTACGAAGTACTATCAGTGTTCATGGTCCCAGGCCACGGAGATTCAGTGCGGGGCTAACATGGGATGGGACGCCAACATCTCAAACTGTAACTGGAAGACCCTGCTGAAGGACTGCGCCTGA
- the LOC125657207 gene encoding thrombospondin-1-like isoform X3, with translation MSIKGVLTTGTCNHLEFRMSVARVVLFSAVCIGAVFGACNPSTGKTSATCSYTESYTVACGVFNWSRCGRTRTSYRTCEVNCAVNGGWSAWVTTGSWSTCSKTCGGGTQTMKKTRTCTSPRPLNGGSSCSGSSTGTDSKACNTQACPVNGGWSAYSAFTAWTPCPVTCGGGTQSKSRTRTCNNPSPAHGGSDCSGSDTDVQTQNCNIQHCPVDGGWSAYGEFTPWGTCTVSCGGGMQERSQTRTCTNPAPQYGGKVCEDKSRNMEEQECNTHHCPIDGGWSEFGDWDEWGVCSVTCDGGSQTRDRRRTCTQPEPQYGGKACDGSDTDTDRRECNTFKCPQTICNEAVTGYRAHPTDLNRYLHCIDGRLHIVNCSDPRLHWNEHSQTCTFPSVTDSCDEGEYVSHSTDCTKFIQCTNGVGLVVSCPFGTRWDSEKKVCGNEADVECASDIEEEDDESSNESTDSDTFTCPSQFGYFAHPKDCTKYYQCSWSQATEIQCGANMGWDANISNCNWKTLLKDCA, from the exons ATGAGTATAAAAGGAGTCCTCACAACCGGTACCTGTAATCATTTGGAGTTCAGGATGTCTGTAGCCAGGGTTGTCCTGTTTTCAGCGGTGTGTATCGGAGCAGTATTCGG GGCGTGCAACCCCTCTACTGGCAAAACCTCGGCCACCTGCTCGTACACTGAGAGCTACACCGTGGCGTGTGGTGTGTTCAACTGGTCAAGATGTGGTCGAACAAG AACATCTTACAGAACGTGTGAGGTTAACTGTGCAG TGAATGGCGGGTGGAGTGCCTGGGTAACCACTGGATCATGGTCTACCTGCAGCAAAACCTGTGGGGGTGGCACCCAGACAATGAAAAAGACCCGCACCTGTACTAGCCCCAGACCTCTGAATGGAGGGTCATCCTGTTCTGGCTCCAGCACCGGTACAGACAGCAAAGCCTGCAACACACAGGCGTGTCCAG taAACGGTGGTTGGTCGGCCTACAGCGCATTCACTGCCTGGACACCATGTCCTGTAACTTGTGGAGGTGGCACGCAATCCAAGTCCAGAACACGCACCTGCAATAACCCATCCCCCGCACACGGAGGCAGCGACTGTTCCGGAAGTGACACAGATGTACAGACCCAGAACTGCAACATCCAGCACTGCCCAG TTGACGGTGGTTGGTCTGCGTACGGAGAGTTCACTCCCTGGGGCACGTGTACCGTGTCATGCGGTGGAGGTATGCAAGAGAGATCACAGACGCGCACGTGCACAAATCCAGCTCCACAATACGGTGGAAAAGTGTGCGAGGATAAAAGCAGAAACATGGAGGAACAAGAATGCAACACCCACCATTGTCCAA tTGATGGTGGTTGGTCAGAGTTTGGAGATTGGGATGAGTGGGGGGTCTGTTCTGTGACGTGTGACGGAGGCTCACAGACACGTGACCGGAGGCGCACCTGTACTCAGCCAGAACCACAATATGGCGGGAAAGCTTGTGATGGAAGTGATACTGATACAGACAGGCGTGAATGCAACACATTTAAGTGTCCTC AGACAATCTGTAACGAGGCAGTGACGGGGTACAGGGCCCACCCCACCGACCTTAATCGGTATCTCCATTGTATAGACGGCCGTCTACACATCGTCAACTGCTCGGATCCGCGCCTTCATTGGAACGAGCACAGCCAGACATGCACATTCCCCAGCGTTACAGACA GTTGTGACGAGGGGGAATACGTCTCTCACTCCACGGACTGTACCAAATTTATCCAGTGTACAAACGGGGTAGGACTTGTTGTCTCCTGTCCTTTCGGAACTCGCTGGGATAGCGAGAAAAAAGTCTGCGGAAACGAGGCTGATGTTGAATGTGCATCCGACATTGAAGAAGAGGACGACGAATCATCCAATGAAAGCACAGATTCTG ATACCTTTACCTGCCCCTCTCAGTTCGGGTACTTCGCCCACCCCAAGGACTGTACGAAGTACTATCAGTGTTCATGGTCCCAGGCCACGGAGATTCAGTGCGGGGCTAACATGGGATGGGACGCCAACATCTCAAACTGTAACTGGAAGACCCTGCTGAAGGACTGCGCCTGA